From a region of the Prevotella melaninogenica genome:
- the aspA gene encoding aspartate ammonia-lyase: MEEKKFRVESDLLGELQVPEEAYYGVQTQRAINNYHISRKRMCDYPDYVVAIAYVKLAAVETNRQLGEISDEVADAMAQACRELIDGKMHENFVTDMVQGGAGTSVNMNANEVIANRACEIMGHKKGEFQYCSPNDHANCGQSTNDVYPTTIRLTLILLNKKLVASLSELIAAFRRKGEEFKHVIKMGRTQLQDAVPMTSGQEFNAFANTLEEEIANLNRNAALLHEINMGGTAIGTGLNAAPGFPNICAEKLSELTGMDFIAGADLVEATPDTGAYVSYSSALKRLAVKLSKICNDLRLLASGPRCGLNEINLPPMAPGSSIMPGKVNPVIPEVTNQTCFKVIGNDTTVMIAAEAGQLQLNVMEPIITECLIEDLTWLPNAMDTLREKCIDGITVNKDRCLEMVKHSIGIVTALNPYIGYKNSTKIAKEALATGGSVYDLVLEHKLLSKEKLDAILSPEHMLAPEERVK; the protein is encoded by the coding sequence ATGGAAGAAAAGAAATTTCGTGTAGAAAGCGACCTCTTAGGTGAGCTTCAAGTTCCAGAAGAGGCTTATTATGGTGTGCAGACACAGCGTGCCATCAACAACTATCACATTTCACGCAAGCGTATGTGTGATTATCCAGACTATGTTGTTGCGATTGCTTACGTCAAATTGGCTGCTGTAGAAACCAACCGTCAGCTCGGTGAAATCAGTGATGAAGTGGCTGATGCGATGGCACAAGCATGCCGTGAGCTTATTGATGGTAAGATGCACGAGAACTTTGTGACTGATATGGTACAAGGAGGTGCGGGCACATCTGTCAACATGAATGCCAATGAGGTGATTGCCAATCGTGCTTGTGAGATTATGGGTCACAAGAAAGGTGAGTTCCAGTACTGTTCTCCTAACGATCATGCTAACTGCGGTCAGTCAACGAATGATGTTTATCCAACTACCATTCGTCTGACACTTATCCTACTGAATAAGAAACTTGTGGCTTCTTTGAGCGAACTCATTGCTGCTTTCCGTAGAAAGGGTGAGGAGTTTAAGCATGTTATAAAGATGGGTCGTACACAGCTTCAAGATGCTGTCCCTATGACAAGTGGTCAGGAGTTTAATGCCTTTGCCAATACATTGGAAGAAGAGATTGCCAACCTTAATCGTAACGCTGCCCTCTTGCATGAAATCAATATGGGTGGTACTGCTATCGGAACAGGTCTGAATGCTGCTCCTGGTTTCCCAAATATTTGTGCTGAAAAGCTAAGCGAATTGACTGGTATGGACTTCATTGCAGGTGCCGACCTTGTTGAGGCTACACCTGATACAGGTGCTTATGTAAGCTATTCAAGTGCTTTGAAGCGCTTAGCTGTTAAACTTTCTAAGATTTGTAACGACCTTCGTCTGTTGGCTTCTGGTCCTCGTTGCGGTCTGAATGAAATCAATCTTCCACCGATGGCACCAGGTTCAAGTATCATGCCTGGTAAGGTGAACCCTGTTATCCCAGAGGTGACGAACCAGACTTGTTTCAAGGTTATCGGTAATGATACAACTGTTATGATTGCTGCTGAGGCTGGACAGTTGCAGCTGAATGTAATGGAGCCAATCATTACAGAGTGTCTTATTGAGGACCTTACTTGGTTGCCAAATGCTATGGACACACTGCGTGAGAAGTGTATTGACGGTATCACGGTGAATAAGGATCGCTGTCTTGAGATGGTGAAACACTCTATCGGTATCGTTACAGCACTCAACCCATACATCGGATATAAGAATAGCACGAAGATTGCTAAGGAAGCTCTTGCAACAGGTGGCTCTGTTTATGACCTTGTACTTGAACATAAGTTGCTCTCTAAGGAGAAACTTGATGCTATCTTGTCACCAGAGCACATGCTTGCACCAGAGGAAAGAGTAAAGTAA
- a CDS encoding porin, with product MKKTLLCSCLFALSLGVQAQDNHGYGADDSQFKSLAEEVAHLKKSNDMFNVYINYAASVQAVSDEGHEWSAGFKNKHLRLEVKGNLTDKLYYRFCYRLNKSNVASSEDNFARSTDVMMMGYKFSDKLSVEAGKIFQPFGGFEVDENPVYIYEFSDITGGMECYLGGAVVAYKPIPTQEIVVGVTNAHNDKFADVYGDNSIAIEGDGTHSRRLEKSRIPLGYSLAWNGSFLNDKILTRWSWGIESEARHKHSRMLILGQKLNLERLQWYFDYMSQNDGVDRLGLASDELRGFFPSSGNDVWMSDIHYNSFITKLNWQFVPRWNLMLKGMYETASVTKIDRFKYFRKSYGYVGSVEYYPIKGQDLRIFLAYVGKKVTYKEGVGLDKYNTNRIELGFKYRIKAY from the coding sequence ATGAAGAAGACACTACTATGTAGCTGCCTATTTGCACTTTCTTTGGGTGTACAGGCGCAAGATAACCATGGATACGGGGCAGACGACAGTCAGTTTAAGTCACTTGCTGAAGAGGTGGCACACTTAAAGAAAAGCAACGATATGTTTAATGTCTATATCAATTATGCTGCCAGTGTACAGGCTGTATCTGATGAAGGACATGAATGGAGTGCAGGCTTTAAGAATAAACACCTTCGTCTTGAAGTCAAGGGTAATCTAACAGATAAGCTCTACTACCGTTTTTGCTATCGTTTGAACAAGTCGAATGTGGCAAGTAGTGAAGATAACTTTGCGCGATCAACTGATGTTATGATGATGGGTTATAAGTTCTCTGATAAGCTTTCGGTTGAAGCTGGTAAGATCTTTCAGCCTTTTGGCGGCTTTGAAGTGGATGAAAATCCTGTCTATATCTATGAGTTCTCTGATATAACAGGCGGTATGGAGTGCTATTTAGGGGGCGCTGTAGTAGCTTATAAACCTATTCCAACTCAAGAGATTGTCGTTGGTGTGACGAATGCGCATAATGATAAGTTTGCTGATGTGTATGGTGATAATTCCATAGCAATCGAAGGTGATGGTACACATAGTAGGAGGTTAGAGAAGTCGCGTATTCCACTTGGTTATAGTTTGGCTTGGAATGGTAGTTTCTTAAACGATAAAATCCTCACCCGATGGTCATGGGGAATAGAGTCTGAGGCACGGCATAAGCATAGTCGTATGCTCATTCTTGGGCAGAAACTGAACTTAGAACGACTGCAATGGTACTTCGATTATATGTCGCAGAACGATGGCGTCGACCGCTTAGGCTTAGCGTCAGACGAGTTGAGGGGCTTTTTCCCAAGTAGTGGAAATGATGTGTGGATGAGTGATATACACTATAATTCATTTATAACAAAGCTCAATTGGCAGTTTGTTCCACGTTGGAATTTGATGTTGAAGGGAATGTATGAGACGGCAAGTGTCACAAAGATTGACCGTTTTAAGTACTTCCGTAAGAGCTATGGCTATGTTGGTAGTGTGGAGTATTATCCTATTAAGGGGCAAGACCTGCGTATCTTCTTAGCCTATGTGGGTAAGAAAGTTACTTATAAGGAGGGTGTTGGCTTGGATAAGTATAATACTAATCGCATCGAGTTGGGCTTTAAGTACAGAATCAAAGCTTATTAA
- a CDS encoding RagB/SusD family nutrient uptake outer membrane protein, which yields MKRLISNHIITLAIVAITFGFTSCIDSIEPSEVLTSDQVRKMPSSQEGLINGILSYMITFDSWGSGDPLNDWGYPCQMHYRDVLGSDFPVYSSNYSYWTTVESGVNTRFKAYYTYRFYYDFIATCNNVTSVVDPATASPTSKNYLGIALAYRAMAYLDIARQFEFKKTGIASLDDKATKNGIWGLTVPIVTEKTTKEMQRHNPRAPFYKMYRFILTDLNHAEEYLANYTRPDKNLPNLSVVYGLKARLWMEMASRFDQSSADLNAAIAAEDSASIEYDKLGITTARECYEKARTYARKAASGYSPVTEAQWHSTQDGFNKENQAWMWKLGYTTREQISYLYYTFTSTMSSETTWGLAGAYGATRMIGSALYDKMPEGDWRHYSWIDPTAAGTHEGYEKYDSITIGTKKERLSLLDEEAWKQLPAYANIKFRPAKGNITDTYEGQFISLPLMRMEEMVFIDIEATAHLDGVAAGVTALKDFMNTYRYTDNSYQANNVTTMEDFIKELMVQKRIEFWGEGITYFDYKRLALQIRRKDNTNYEPSARINSKEGYVCPWMNFFILEYETHNNVACKPNPDTSGSLTVTNQ from the coding sequence ATGAAACGCTTAATATCAAATCACATCATAACGTTGGCTATCGTTGCTATCACCTTTGGCTTTACTTCTTGTATCGATAGCATTGAACCGTCGGAAGTATTAACTTCTGACCAAGTAAGAAAGATGCCTTCTTCACAAGAAGGACTCATCAATGGTATCCTTTCTTATATGATAACCTTTGACTCTTGGGGCTCTGGTGACCCTCTCAACGACTGGGGTTATCCTTGTCAGATGCACTATAGGGATGTATTAGGAAGTGATTTCCCTGTTTATAGTAGTAACTATAGCTATTGGACAACAGTGGAAAGCGGTGTCAACACCCGTTTCAAAGCTTATTACACCTATCGTTTTTACTACGATTTCATTGCTACTTGTAACAATGTAACAAGTGTAGTAGATCCTGCCACAGCCTCACCAACCTCTAAAAACTACTTAGGTATAGCTCTGGCTTATCGTGCAATGGCTTATCTTGACATAGCTCGTCAGTTCGAATTCAAGAAGACTGGCATTGCAAGCTTGGATGATAAAGCGACAAAAAATGGAATATGGGGCCTCACAGTTCCTATCGTTACCGAAAAGACAACGAAAGAAATGCAACGCCACAATCCACGTGCTCCGTTCTATAAGATGTATCGCTTCATCCTTACTGACCTCAACCATGCCGAGGAGTATCTGGCTAATTATACACGTCCCGACAAGAACTTGCCTAACCTTAGTGTAGTCTATGGACTCAAAGCACGCCTTTGGATGGAAATGGCAAGCCGTTTTGATCAAAGCAGTGCAGACCTTAATGCAGCCATAGCAGCAGAAGATTCTGCAAGCATTGAGTATGATAAGTTAGGTATAACCACAGCTCGTGAGTGCTATGAGAAGGCACGCACCTATGCTCGTAAGGCTGCCAGTGGTTACAGTCCTGTTACCGAAGCACAGTGGCATAGCACACAAGACGGCTTTAACAAGGAAAACCAAGCATGGATGTGGAAGTTAGGCTATACCACACGTGAGCAAATCAGCTATCTCTACTATACCTTCACCAGCACCATGTCATCAGAGACTACGTGGGGACTTGCTGGCGCATACGGTGCTACTCGTATGATTGGTAGTGCGCTCTATGATAAGATGCCGGAAGGTGACTGGCGCCATTATTCATGGATTGATCCGACCGCTGCAGGTACACATGAGGGTTACGAGAAATATGATTCTATCACCATTGGCACTAAGAAGGAGAGACTTTCCCTCTTAGATGAGGAGGCTTGGAAACAGCTACCAGCCTATGCTAACATCAAGTTCCGTCCTGCCAAGGGTAATATCACTGATACCTACGAGGGACAATTCATCAGTCTTCCTTTGATGCGCATGGAGGAAATGGTATTTATCGACATTGAAGCTACAGCCCACCTTGATGGTGTTGCAGCAGGTGTTACGGCGCTGAAAGACTTTATGAACACTTATCGTTACACCGATAACTCCTATCAGGCAAATAATGTCACCACGATGGAGGACTTCATAAAAGAACTGATGGTGCAGAAACGCATAGAGTTCTGGGGCGAGGGAATCACTTACTTCGACTATAAGCGACTTGCGCTTCAGATTCGCAGAAAGGACAATACCAATTATGAACCATCTGCACGAATCAATTCTAAGGAAGGTTATGTATGCCCATGGATGAACTTCTTCATCCTTGAATACGAGACACACAACAATGTGGCATGTAAACCAAACCCTGATACATCTGGAAGTTTGACGGTCACAAATCAGTAA
- the yfcE gene encoding phosphodiesterase, which produces MKYLLVSDIHGCLPALEKVLQFYDREHCDMLCILGDILNYGPRNSIPEGIDAKGIVEVLNKRANNIVAVRGNCDAEVDQMLLDFPMMSDYLMLVDEGRKIFLTHGHIYNKSTMPKGHFDAIVYGHTHLWELTQQEGTLVCNLGSITFPKGGNVPTFMTYEHGVFTAYTLDGTPLKQERI; this is translated from the coding sequence ATGAAATATCTATTGGTATCAGATATCCACGGATGTCTGCCAGCACTGGAGAAGGTGCTACAATTCTATGATCGCGAGCATTGTGACATGCTTTGCATACTTGGAGACATACTAAATTATGGTCCACGCAACTCTATCCCAGAGGGAATAGATGCTAAAGGGATCGTGGAAGTACTAAATAAACGTGCTAATAACATTGTGGCAGTACGTGGAAACTGTGATGCAGAAGTTGATCAGATGCTACTTGATTTCCCTATGATGTCCGACTATTTGATGTTAGTTGATGAGGGACGAAAGATTTTCCTAACACATGGACATATCTATAACAAGTCCACAATGCCAAAAGGTCATTTCGATGCGATAGTCTATGGGCATACACATCTTTGGGAACTCACCCAGCAGGAGGGTACGCTTGTTTGCAATCTCGGCTCTATCACTTTCCCAAAAGGTGGAAACGTGCCTACCTTCATGACCTATGAGCATGGTGTCTTCACAGCTTATACGCTTGACGGGACACCGCTAAAGCAGGAAAGAATTTAG
- a CDS encoding DUF4294 domain-containing protein → MSKRLLFTLGTLLLLSTAATAQDHINPEDRVVDMDSPTFVPMVHIGKAKVGADSIQYVRTSKVYVFPPLEFKNKSQETAYYRLVYNIKKVLPIAKECHQIILETGAYLETIPSKKERDEHMKKVEKEIWNTYKPRMKKLTFTQGKLLIKLIDRECNSTSYELVQAFLGPVRAGFYQAFAWAFGSSLKKRYDPNGADRLVERIVLQVEAGQL, encoded by the coding sequence ATGAGTAAACGATTGCTTTTCACACTTGGAACGCTACTATTGCTTTCTACAGCTGCAACAGCGCAAGACCATATCAACCCCGAGGATCGTGTGGTAGATATGGACTCTCCGACGTTTGTGCCTATGGTTCACATTGGTAAGGCAAAGGTAGGCGCTGACAGCATTCAATATGTCAGAACGAGCAAGGTTTACGTCTTTCCACCGCTTGAATTCAAGAATAAATCACAGGAAACAGCCTACTATCGATTGGTTTACAACATCAAGAAAGTGCTGCCAATAGCCAAGGAATGTCATCAGATTATTTTGGAGACGGGTGCTTATCTTGAGACAATCCCAAGCAAGAAAGAACGTGACGAGCACATGAAGAAGGTGGAGAAAGAAATATGGAACACCTATAAACCTCGTATGAAGAAGCTAACATTCACCCAAGGTAAGTTGCTTATCAAGCTTATCGACCGAGAGTGTAATTCGACTTCCTACGAACTGGTACAGGCTTTCCTCGGTCCTGTGCGAGCAGGTTTCTATCAAGCCTTTGCTTGGGCTTTCGGTAGTAGTTTGAAGAAACGATATGATCCCAATGGAGCAGACCGGCTCGTAGAGCGCATTGTCTTGCAGGTTGAGGCTGGACAGTTATAA
- a CDS encoding SusC/RagA family TonB-linked outer membrane protein, translated as MNMKRLLFSTLFMLSAIVSFAQQVFTASGVVVDETGETIIGATVQVVGDSKLITATDMDGKFTLANIKPGAKLEVSYVGMKTFTGPAKPTMKITMINDNSALDEVVVTAFGEQKRSAFTGSAAIVDSKKIEHKQVNNVMSSLKGEAAGVQIIDNSGEPGSTPSIRVRGFSSISAGQSPLIIVDGAPYDGGWNNLNPADVASVTVLKDASSTALYGARGANGVIMVTTKHAQVGNAHISVDMRWGTNSRIKRYYETIDDPVKYYEVYYNALYNYQLKGLGLTPAQATIEANKQLVAPGAAGGLGYPIFTVPNGEQLIGEDGRMNPHATLGRVIEHNGKRYTILPDDWKSLAFRNGLRKEYDVNLTGGSDKMQYYLSLGYLNNEGVAYHSDFERITVRAKADYEARKWLKVGTNMNFSRAKYHVIPSDDNGLFYQLNNVAPIYPAFIRDEQGNIMTDENGQMYDYGNGAVIGLRRPTLPNINPLQENALNTNSSKVNMYSLYGYANIMPLEGLKITLNGTVTVNNSRATETKQPFYGYSHTAYPTGVVTRTSDQTFSYNFQQLVNYNHDFDHHHMELLLGHEFYRYNYESLWGTKLGMASYFTNQTLAGAIKMDNTGESGNSKYESEGFFFRGQYDYDQKYFGSLSFRRDASSRFDPHHRWGNFYSFGGAWTITKEPFMKPFKWLNMLKLKASFGQQGNDNIGDFHYLDTYSIVNTNNKVGLVLSEKGNPNITWETNNNFNAGFDFELFNSRLRGSIEYFYKKTTDMLCFVFAPYSAGYKGTYDNIGDMTNKGVEVDLAATVLKTKNISWDVNVNATTYKNEIIKLADVLKADLVVDGHPGYSSGERIYAEGLPIYEWYMPRYAGVSNEGKAMWYYTDTDGTLKKTDVYGNASYYSCGSPHPDLYGGFGTTLNAYGFDFSISFAYSLGGLSYDYGYAGYMGPPSGTLGGTTIHKDVLNAWSADNPNSNIPRWQYDDPSVSSLCDRFLISGSYLSLQNINLGYTLPKLWVSKIGLENVRIYVAADNVYFWSKRKGFDPRGSFSGGSSTSIYSPTRTISGGIKLTF; from the coding sequence ATGAATATGAAAAGACTCTTATTTTCTACCTTATTTATGCTGTCGGCAATCGTCAGCTTTGCCCAACAAGTATTCACTGCTTCGGGTGTTGTTGTCGACGAAACAGGTGAAACGATTATCGGTGCAACAGTTCAGGTAGTCGGTGACAGCAAACTGATTACAGCAACAGACATGGACGGTAAGTTTACACTTGCCAATATCAAGCCTGGTGCTAAGTTGGAAGTATCTTATGTCGGTATGAAAACCTTCACTGGTCCTGCCAAACCGACAATGAAGATTACGATGATTAACGACAACTCTGCGTTAGACGAGGTGGTTGTAACTGCCTTCGGTGAACAAAAGCGTTCGGCTTTTACAGGCTCTGCTGCCATTGTTGACTCTAAAAAGATTGAACATAAGCAGGTCAATAACGTAATGAGTAGTTTGAAAGGTGAGGCTGCTGGTGTTCAGATTATAGACAACAGCGGAGAACCTGGTTCAACCCCTTCTATCCGTGTACGTGGCTTTAGTAGTATTAGCGCAGGACAAAGCCCGCTGATTATAGTAGATGGTGCGCCTTACGATGGCGGTTGGAACAATCTTAACCCTGCCGATGTGGCATCTGTAACCGTATTGAAAGATGCGTCTTCTACCGCACTCTATGGAGCACGAGGAGCCAATGGTGTTATCATGGTGACAACAAAACATGCACAAGTTGGTAATGCACATATTTCTGTTGATATGAGATGGGGTACGAATAGTCGTATTAAACGCTACTATGAGACTATCGATGATCCTGTTAAATACTATGAGGTTTACTATAATGCACTGTATAATTATCAACTGAAAGGACTCGGATTGACGCCTGCTCAAGCAACTATTGAGGCTAACAAACAACTCGTTGCACCTGGTGCAGCGGGTGGATTGGGATATCCAATATTTACTGTTCCAAACGGAGAACAGCTCATTGGGGAAGATGGTCGTATGAATCCACATGCCACTTTAGGACGTGTTATTGAGCATAATGGTAAACGTTATACTATCTTACCAGACGATTGGAAAAGTCTTGCCTTTCGTAACGGATTACGCAAAGAGTATGATGTAAACCTGACTGGAGGTAGCGATAAGATGCAATACTACCTTTCTTTGGGTTACTTAAACAATGAAGGTGTGGCATATCATTCGGACTTTGAACGTATTACCGTTCGTGCCAAAGCGGACTATGAAGCACGCAAATGGTTGAAGGTGGGTACAAACATGAACTTCTCTCGGGCTAAATACCATGTGATACCATCGGATGATAATGGTCTTTTCTATCAGTTAAATAATGTCGCACCTATCTATCCTGCCTTCATTCGTGATGAGCAAGGGAACATCATGACAGATGAGAATGGACAGATGTATGACTATGGTAATGGTGCTGTTATTGGACTAAGACGTCCTACGTTACCTAACATCAACCCATTACAAGAGAATGCTCTGAATACGAATAGTTCGAAAGTTAATATGTATTCGCTCTATGGCTATGCGAATATCATGCCTCTTGAGGGATTAAAGATTACCCTTAATGGTACGGTGACCGTCAACAACTCACGTGCAACTGAGACGAAACAGCCTTTCTATGGATACAGTCATACGGCTTATCCAACGGGTGTTGTGACCAGAACAAGTGATCAAACCTTCTCTTATAACTTCCAACAACTCGTGAATTACAATCATGACTTTGATCATCATCACATGGAATTGCTCCTTGGTCATGAGTTCTATCGCTACAACTACGAAAGCTTGTGGGGTACAAAACTTGGTATGGCATCCTACTTTACCAACCAAACGCTTGCTGGAGCAATAAAGATGGATAATACTGGAGAGTCTGGTAATAGCAAATATGAGTCTGAAGGCTTCTTCTTCCGTGGGCAATACGACTACGATCAGAAGTACTTTGGAAGTCTTTCTTTCCGTCGTGACGCCTCCAGTCGCTTTGATCCTCATCATCGTTGGGGTAACTTCTACTCCTTTGGTGGTGCTTGGACTATTACGAAAGAGCCTTTCATGAAGCCTTTCAAATGGTTGAATATGTTGAAACTAAAGGCTTCTTTCGGTCAGCAAGGTAATGATAATATTGGTGATTTCCACTATCTTGATACGTATAGTATCGTAAACACGAACAATAAGGTTGGATTAGTTCTCTCTGAAAAGGGTAACCCTAATATTACTTGGGAGACCAATAACAACTTCAATGCAGGCTTCGATTTTGAATTGTTCAATAGCCGTTTGCGTGGTAGTATTGAGTATTTCTATAAGAAAACAACTGATATGCTCTGCTTTGTCTTTGCTCCTTACTCTGCTGGTTACAAAGGAACGTATGACAATATTGGTGATATGACGAACAAAGGTGTGGAGGTTGACCTCGCTGCTACCGTCTTAAAGACTAAAAATATCTCATGGGATGTCAACGTGAATGCAACTACTTACAAGAATGAAATCATCAAACTCGCTGACGTCCTCAAAGCTGATCTCGTTGTAGATGGGCACCCTGGCTATAGTAGTGGCGAACGAATCTATGCCGAGGGACTTCCTATTTACGAGTGGTATATGCCTCGTTATGCTGGTGTCTCTAATGAAGGAAAGGCTATGTGGTACTACACGGATACTGATGGAACACTTAAGAAGACAGATGTCTATGGTAATGCGAGTTATTACTCATGTGGAAGTCCACATCCAGACCTCTATGGTGGCTTTGGAACAACGCTGAATGCGTATGGTTTCGACTTCTCAATCTCCTTCGCTTATTCGTTAGGAGGACTCTCATACGACTATGGTTATGCTGGTTATATGGGTCCACCAAGTGGCACCTTAGGAGGAACAACTATCCATAAAGACGTTCTCAATGCATGGTCAGCAGACAATCCAAACAGTAATATCCCACGTTGGCAATACGACGACCCAAGCGTTAGTTCTCTCTGCGACCGTTTCCTCATCAGCGGTAGCTATCTAAGCTTACAGAATATCAACCTTGGCTACACCCTACCTAAGCTATGGGTAAGCAAGATTGGATTGGAGAATGTACGCATATATGTGGCTGCTGACAACGTATACTTTTGGAGTAAGCGTAAGGGATTCGACCCACGTGGTTCCTTCTCAGGAGGTAGTAGTACGTCCATCTATAGCCCAACGAGAACCATCTCTGGTGGTATTAAACTAACATTCTAA
- a CDS encoding WbqC family protein, translating to MAYSDNNNIFSSNNINISNLTSSPSEGLGEVLLSSAYFAPIQWYQKLNRYDSCLIEQHDNFVKQTYRNRCVIASANGPQTLSIPVEKFESLKCPMKDVRISDHDNWRHQHWNALLSSYGESPFFEYYEDDIRPFFERKWTYLYDFNWEITLKMCELIDIMPCMRRTDAYLMDIPDGTVDFREIIRPKHPGVDSDFISRRYYQVYQQKFGFLPNLSILDLLFNEGNESVLYL from the coding sequence ATGGCATATTCTGACAATAACAACATCTTCAGTTCTAATAATATCAACATCAGTAACTTAACATCCTCTCCTTCTGAGGGACTTGGTGAGGTCTTGCTCTCCTCTGCTTACTTTGCGCCCATTCAATGGTATCAGAAACTGAATCGCTATGACAGCTGTCTGATAGAGCAACACGATAACTTTGTTAAGCAGACCTATCGTAATCGTTGTGTAATCGCTTCTGCAAATGGTCCACAAACCCTCTCTATTCCTGTCGAGAAGTTTGAGAGTCTGAAGTGTCCGATGAAGGATGTGCGTATCAGCGACCACGATAACTGGCGTCACCAGCACTGGAACGCATTGCTGTCGTCTTATGGTGAGAGTCCGTTCTTTGAATATTATGAAGACGATATACGTCCATTCTTCGAGCGAAAATGGACGTATCTCTATGATTTCAACTGGGAGATAACGCTGAAAATGTGCGAACTCATCGACATTATGCCTTGTATGCGTCGCACAGATGCCTATCTGATGGATATTCCCGATGGAACTGTTGATTTCAGAGAGATAATTCGTCCGAAGCATCCGGGTGTTGACAGCGACTTCATTTCTCGTCGTTACTATCAAGTTTATCAACAGAAGTTTGGCTTCCTGCCCAACCTTAGTATCCTTGACTTGCTTTTCAACGAGGGTAATGAAAGTGTTTTATACTTGTAA
- a CDS encoding DUF7017 domain-containing protein: MEIRDIFMLRKQGRTEEAYAAILPMYAVHKGHYTTIAMFWVGVDMMKLRYQQRQLEEAYKIFKSLLRLYPTMDDKDLKGQSALMRASLLVFDHHPGFSMLDFISQWGITRLTDEDWTMEQGNGHPIPSIGMRIVGKVFKEVESKPTVDMALKAAPILAEALKHSPYNMHNQRYKAMIYRIMGKKDKAINIYTHLIKNHRQSYLFHELSELLDDERYKIALLCKSISAQREEKFRQRMRFTLAGLLFRKDKSRARYELDKCIAMRKQLGYSITWEMQNLAASLEEIKPVSEADEKSFYREQEVVLKELVR, encoded by the coding sequence ATGGAGATAAGAGACATCTTTATGCTGCGCAAACAGGGACGTACGGAGGAGGCATACGCTGCCATTCTACCGATGTATGCTGTGCACAAGGGACACTACACGACCATAGCTATGTTCTGGGTAGGTGTAGACATGATGAAGCTTCGCTATCAACAACGCCAGTTAGAAGAGGCATATAAGATATTCAAGAGTTTGCTAAGACTCTATCCAACGATGGACGACAAGGACCTTAAGGGACAGAGCGCCTTAATGCGTGCCTCACTATTAGTCTTCGATCATCATCCAGGATTCTCTATGCTCGACTTTATTTCACAATGGGGTATCACCCGACTGACAGATGAAGACTGGACAATGGAGCAAGGCAATGGGCATCCTATTCCCTCAATAGGAATGCGTATCGTAGGAAAAGTATTTAAGGAAGTGGAAAGTAAGCCTACTGTTGACATGGCTTTAAAGGCAGCACCGATATTAGCTGAAGCCCTAAAGCATAGTCCTTACAATATGCACAACCAACGTTACAAAGCGATGATCTATCGGATTATGGGCAAAAAAGATAAGGCAATCAATATTTACACCCACCTTATCAAGAACCACCGACAATCCTATCTCTTTCATGAACTGTCAGAACTCCTTGATGACGAACGCTACAAGATTGCACTTCTCTGTAAATCTATCTCCGCACAACGAGAGGAAAAGTTCCGCCAACGTATGCGTTTCACCCTTGCAGGCTTACTCTTTAGAAAGGATAAAAGCCGTGCCCGCTACGAATTAGATAAATGTATTGCCATGCGTAAGCAGTTAGGCTATTCCATTACATGGGAGATGCAGAACCTTGCAGCAAGCTTAGAAGAGATTAAACCTGTATCAGAAGCCGATGAAAAGAGCTTTTATAGAGAACAAGAAGTTGTTTTAAAAGAACTTGTTAGGTAG